A portion of the Mycoplasma sp. (ex Biomphalaria glabrata) genome contains these proteins:
- a CDS encoding alanine:cation symporter family protein: protein MGWIIHKLSLDIFIEISKFTNGWIYAGIILGVSLLLTITFKFFQFTKMRQMYKSFSITENHFEKKVSPIKVFISSLASRFGLGNVIGVGIALMIGGFGAIPWIIIVGFLSMSTSFAECTLAQIFHEKDPTNPKTFRGGTSYYIIKGLGKNWKILAIAYAIASFLAKGFFIISSATGTIANQLYLTFFHQIEASQNGITAHVDNSLIGSLMPWIIVIIYLLIVAFIIFKGEIKHTLDFLSKMLPIVLVIAAVIIVTTIIANFSYFTSAIEDMFESAFNPNHPSAFCAAAIGVTIQQGISRGLFAHEAGQGSTTQIAAIPKLDHPVKMGFGQALAIFVDTFVICGIMGIFFSILFMKAKTDLQLSPNWIQSNLGFDGSNTQNQQNFINYCINNIFSNNLEIGRVFNRIFGILFTLLFFTCGLGVTLGGIIITELTTAFLFRKKSNIHQKYASITLKLFILISIGTSPLIQKISPNIFTFADAAVALCFLINLLSVVCLIRVVQKAFNDYEKQLTIEALKHATANENINYQKLSKKFNNSLKNQNIFMRLISKMQISFFESKMKIKYYKKLEFKMHFDNRKLNISNKESGSDDFESFERITTQKTSQ from the coding sequence TTGGGGTGGATTATTCATAAGTTATCCTTAGATATTTTTATAGAAATTTCCAAATTTACCAACGGTTGAATTTATGCCGGAATAATTTTAGGTGTGTCATTGTTGTTAACAATAACTTTCAAGTTTTTTCAATTTACAAAAATGCGCCAAATGTACAAATCGTTTTCAATCACAGAAAATCATTTTGAAAAAAAAGTTTCTCCGATTAAAGTATTTATTTCTTCTCTGGCTTCTCGTTTTGGATTAGGAAATGTTATTGGCGTTGGGATAGCTTTAATGATTGGTGGATTTGGTGCAATTCCTTGAATAATAATTGTGGGATTTTTATCCATGTCAACATCTTTTGCAGAATGTACACTTGCTCAAATTTTTCATGAAAAAGATCCAACAAATCCAAAAACATTTAGAGGAGGAACTTCATATTACATAATCAAAGGTTTAGGTAAGAATTGAAAAATTCTTGCCATAGCTTATGCTATAGCTTCTTTTTTAGCAAAAGGTTTCTTCATCATTTCCTCTGCAACAGGAACTATCGCTAACCAATTATATTTGACTTTTTTCCATCAAATTGAAGCATCTCAAAATGGTATAACAGCCCATGTAGATAATTCATTAATCGGAAGTTTAATGCCCTGAATAATTGTTATCATATATTTATTAATTGTAGCCTTCATAATTTTCAAGGGAGAAATAAAACATACATTAGATTTTTTATCAAAAATGTTACCAATCGTTTTAGTTATCGCTGCAGTCATTATTGTTACAACGATTATTGCTAATTTTAGTTATTTCACATCTGCAATAGAAGATATGTTCGAATCCGCTTTTAATCCAAATCATCCTTCAGCATTTTGTGCTGCAGCTATCGGTGTCACAATTCAGCAAGGTATTTCTAGAGGTTTGTTTGCTCACGAGGCAGGACAAGGAAGTACAACTCAAATAGCCGCAATTCCTAAATTAGATCATCCCGTTAAAATGGGTTTTGGACAAGCTCTAGCGATATTTGTTGATACTTTTGTAATTTGTGGGATTATGGGTATATTTTTTAGCATTTTATTTATGAAAGCAAAAACAGATTTACAATTAAGTCCAAACTGAATTCAAAGTAATTTAGGTTTTGATGGTTCAAATACACAGAATCAACAAAATTTTATTAATTATTGTATTAATAATATTTTTTCTAACAATTTAGAAATTGGTAGAGTATTTAATCGTATCTTTGGGATATTATTTACATTACTATTCTTTACATGTGGCCTAGGAGTAACTTTGGGAGGAATAATAATTACTGAATTAACTACTGCCTTTTTATTTAGAAAAAAATCAAATATTCATCAAAAATATGCGAGCATTACTTTAAAATTATTTATTTTAATATCAATCGGTACATCGCCTTTGATTCAAAAAATTTCACCAAATATTTTTACCTTCGCTGATGCAGCAGTTGCATTATGTTTTTTAATTAATTTATTATCAGTTGTGTGTTTAATTCGAGTGGTTCAAAAGGCATTTAATGACTATGAAAAACAACTTACTATTGAAGCCTTAAAACATGCTACAGCGAATGAAAATATCAATTATCAAAAATTATCAAAAAAATTTAATAATTCTTTAAAAAATCAAAACATTTTTATGAGATTAATAAGTAAAATGCAAATTAGTTTTTTTGAATCTAAAATGAAAATAAAGTATTATAAGAAATTAGAATTTAAAATGCATTTTGATAATAGAAAATTAAATATTTCAAATAAGGAATCAGGAAGTGACGATTTCGAGTCTTTCGAAAGAATTACAACACAGAAAACATCTCAATAA
- a CDS encoding 2-C-methyl-D-erythritol 2,4-cyclodiphosphate synthase, translating to MFKIGQSHDIHNVVDNENGEIKLGMVTFQCGKSIIAESDGDILIHAIVESIIGALGKGDLGTHFNGTISENEIIGYDMLAKIREMLFIEKYEILNIDSLIIWDAIKLFEYREIMIENIARSLDIPIERVNIKFTTTEDNFPKIIQAQAIVLIKKNNQN from the coding sequence ATGTTTAAAATAGGTCAGTCTCACGATATTCATAATGTAGTTGATAACGAAAATGGCGAAATAAAGCTAGGAATGGTAACTTTTCAATGTGGGAAAAGTATTATTGCTGAATCAGATGGAGATATATTAATTCATGCAATTGTTGAAAGCATTATTGGAGCCCTTGGAAAGGGTGATCTAGGAACACATTTTAATGGAACTATTTCAGAAAATGAAATTATTGGATATGATATGCTTGCAAAAATACGAGAAATGCTATTTATAGAAAAATATGAAATATTAAATATTGATTCATTAATAATATGAGATGCCATTAAATTATTTGAGTATCGCGAAATAATGATTGAAAATATCGCTAGATCTTTAGATATTCCTATAGAACGAGTGAACATAAAATTCACCACAACAGAGGATAATTTCCCAAAAATTATCCAAGCACAAGCGATTGTGCTAATTAAAAAAAATAATCAAAATTAA
- the ychF gene encoding redox-regulated ATPase YchF — protein MGINIGIVGLPNVGKSTLFSAITKSAVEIANYPFATIEPNVGVIEIKDDRIAFLESIYKPKKVIFNWIKFVDIAGLVKGASEGKGLGNKFLSNIREVDAICEVVRCFENKDILHVEGRINPLDDLKIISFELILSDMETVNNAIQKIERKAKNAADKEVISKYEAFVKARKILEEEKLIWGNQFSEEEEMHIKSLSLLTNKPKFFVINVHEDNWTNLESMKEYVELTNYLKANNFSYVPAVLKFEHELLAIESEEDKAMFMEEYGMKESAFPKITAKAFELLDLQTFYTCGQQEVHAWTFTRGMTAKECAGRIHTDIEKGFIKGEIFNAKDLIENNDPKLLKEKGLIKIEGKEYRVKDGDICYFHFKK, from the coding sequence ATGGGAATTAATATTGGAATTGTCGGATTACCGAATGTAGGTAAAAGTACCTTATTTAGTGCAATAACAAAATCAGCTGTTGAAATAGCTAATTATCCTTTTGCAACTATTGAACCAAATGTGGGTGTGATTGAAATTAAAGATGACCGCATTGCTTTTTTAGAATCTATCTATAAACCTAAGAAGGTTATTTTTAATTGAATTAAATTTGTAGATATTGCTGGACTTGTTAAAGGAGCTAGCGAAGGAAAAGGATTAGGAAACAAATTTTTATCTAATATTCGCGAAGTTGATGCGATTTGTGAAGTTGTTAGATGTTTTGAAAATAAAGATATTCTACACGTTGAAGGAAGAATCAATCCTTTAGATGATTTGAAAATTATTTCATTTGAATTGATTTTATCTGATATGGAAACTGTTAATAATGCTATTCAAAAAATTGAAAGAAAAGCTAAAAATGCTGCTGATAAAGAAGTGATTTCTAAATACGAGGCATTTGTAAAAGCGAGAAAAATTTTAGAAGAAGAAAAATTAATTTGAGGGAACCAGTTTTCAGAAGAGGAGGAAATGCACATTAAATCATTAAGTTTATTAACTAATAAACCGAAATTTTTTGTAATAAATGTTCATGAAGACAATTGAACTAATTTAGAATCCATGAAAGAATATGTTGAATTAACAAACTATTTAAAGGCGAATAATTTTAGTTATGTTCCTGCCGTCTTAAAATTTGAACACGAATTGCTTGCGATTGAATCGGAAGAAGATAAAGCGATGTTTATGGAAGAATATGGAATGAAAGAAAGTGCTTTTCCAAAAATAACCGCAAAAGCATTTGAATTACTCGATTTACAAACTTTCTACACATGTGGACAACAAGAGGTTCATGCTTGAACATTCACGAGAGGAATGACTGCTAAGGAATGCGCAGGAAGAATTCATACCGACATTGAAAAAGGTTTTATTAAGGGAGAAATTTTTAACGCTAAAGATTTGATAGAAAATAATGATCCCAAACTTCTTAAGGAAAAAGGATTAATAAAAATAGAGGGAAAGGAATACAGAGTAAAAGATGGTGACATTTGTTACTTTCACTTTAAAAAATAA
- a CDS encoding ParB/RepB/Spo0J family partition protein has product MATATKLGKGLDKLFGQNIEETIETIQRVNKHEKLLMSIEKIERNPYQPRKFFDEEKIDELANSIREHGIFTPILLRKTLNDIYYIVAGERRFRAAKKVGLKEVPAIVLDIDDKKMMEISLIENIQRQDLNIIEEAKAYKSMMEKLILTQEELAKTVGKHRVHIANTLRILNLHLEIQNMVEMGDLTMGHVKPIMAISDEELAIKIARNAKEKKQTVREVEQIVQGYKLLESKKNSPKQELNHDYDFLSSSISKKISFKTKITDKQLIINFRNKDNLNKLLKKLNLLEEFYGN; this is encoded by the coding sequence ATGGCAACAGCAACTAAATTAGGTAAAGGACTAGATAAATTATTTGGTCAAAACATCGAAGAAACTATTGAAACAATTCAACGTGTGAATAAACATGAAAAATTATTAATGAGTATTGAAAAAATAGAACGAAATCCTTATCAACCAAGAAAGTTTTTTGATGAAGAAAAAATTGATGAATTGGCAAATAGCATAAGAGAACATGGAATATTTACACCAATTCTTTTAAGAAAAACACTAAATGACATTTACTATATTGTGGCAGGGGAAAGAAGATTTCGCGCTGCAAAAAAAGTAGGTTTAAAAGAAGTTCCAGCTATTGTTTTGGATATAGATGACAAAAAAATGATGGAAATATCCTTAATTGAAAATATTCAACGACAAGATTTAAATATTATTGAAGAAGCTAAGGCCTATAAATCTATGATGGAAAAATTAATTTTAACACAAGAAGAATTGGCGAAAACAGTCGGAAAGCACAGAGTTCACATTGCCAACACTTTAAGAATTTTAAATTTACACTTAGAAATTCAAAATATGGTAGAAATGGGTGATTTAACGATGGGTCATGTCAAACCAATTATGGCAATTTCTGATGAAGAATTAGCTATAAAAATTGCACGCAATGCTAAAGAGAAAAAACAAACTGTTCGCGAAGTTGAACAAATTGTACAAGGCTATAAATTATTAGAATCTAAAAAAAATAGTCCAAAACAAGAACTTAATCATGATTATGATTTCTTATCAAGTTCAATTTCTAAAAAAATATCATTTAAAACTAAAATTACTGATAAGCAATTAATAATAAATTTTCGCAATAAAGATAATTTGAATAAATTATTAAAAAAGTTAAACTTATTAGAAGAATTTTATGGGAATTAA
- a CDS encoding ParA family protein yields MGKVIAITNQKGGVGKTTTSINLAHSLSKKGHSVLLIDLDPQANATTGLGVNKEEIKNCAFNLIVDDLDMKSVMLPFLRQNLSLIPSTINLAGVDIYLAEKNQLNRLILKEKIDQVKDQYDYVIIDCPPSLGILNRSALAACDSVIIPVQPEFYALEGLTQLLSTINIVKRLENENIKIEGILITMFDQRSNLSNEIINEIEKYFKGKVYKTKIPRSIRISEAQSGGKTIFEHDINNKTSIAYDLFTEEVISNNGNSN; encoded by the coding sequence ATGGGAAAAGTAATTGCGATAACTAATCAAAAGGGCGGTGTCGGAAAAACCACAACTTCGATTAATCTGGCTCATAGTTTAAGCAAAAAAGGTCATTCAGTTTTATTAATCGATTTAGATCCTCAAGCGAATGCAACGACAGGTTTAGGAGTTAATAAAGAGGAAATTAAAAATTGTGCCTTTAATTTAATAGTCGATGACTTAGATATGAAATCTGTTATGTTGCCGTTTTTACGTCAAAATTTATCATTAATTCCTTCAACAATTAATTTAGCTGGTGTAGATATTTATTTGGCTGAAAAAAATCAATTAAATCGCCTAATTTTAAAAGAAAAAATTGATCAAGTTAAAGATCAATACGATTACGTTATTATAGATTGTCCGCCAAGTTTAGGTATATTGAATCGTAGTGCGTTAGCTGCTTGTGATTCAGTCATTATTCCTGTGCAACCAGAATTTTATGCATTGGAGGGTTTAACACAATTACTTTCAACAATTAATATTGTGAAAAGATTAGAAAATGAGAATATCAAAATTGAAGGAATATTAATTACAATGTTTGATCAAAGATCTAACCTTTCTAATGAGATAATAAATGAAATTGAAAAATATTTTAAAGGAAAAGTGTATAAAACGAAAATTCCGCGAAGTATTCGCATCAGTGAAGCACAATCAGGCGGGAAAACTATTTTTGAACATGATATAAATAATAAAACATCAATTGCGTATGATTTATTTACAGAAGAGGTGATTAGTAATAATGGCAACAGCAACTAA
- a CDS encoding ferritin family protein codes for MLTSIENIAFLQIKKGKLFMNTDKKWKCTVCGYITDHKIDKCPVCNVDWSKFVEIEESDWACSHQIPEIDITKISGDILEKLRGCFLAETAEVGLYKAAARQAFREGYPEIGLLMDHIASEEAGHAARFAEILGEKVSSSTKTNLKNFINGERGAGYIRLEIATYAKQNNLDALHDSVHDISKDEQRHGAAFEGIYKRFFR; via the coding sequence ATGTTAACTAGTATTGAAAATATTGCATTTTTGCAAATTAAAAAAGGGAAATTATTTATGAATACTGATAAAAAATGAAAATGTACGGTTTGTGGTTATATTACAGATCATAAAATCGATAAATGTCCAGTTTGTAATGTAGATTGATCAAAATTTGTTGAAATTGAGGAGTCAGACTGAGCATGTAGTCATCAAATTCCAGAAATCGATATAACTAAAATTAGCGGAGACATATTAGAAAAACTACGAGGTTGTTTTCTAGCTGAAACAGCTGAAGTTGGACTATATAAAGCAGCAGCTAGACAAGCTTTTAGAGAAGGATATCCAGAAATAGGTTTATTAATGGATCACATTGCCTCAGAAGAAGCTGGTCACGCAGCAAGATTTGCTGAAATTTTAGGCGAAAAAGTTAGTTCTTCGACAAAAACGAATTTAAAAAATTTTATAAACGGGGAAAGAGGGGCTGGCTATATACGTTTAGAGATTGCTACATACGCTAAACAAAATAATTTAGATGCTTTACACGATAGTGTTCACGATATTTCAAAAGATGAGCAGAGACACGGAGCAGCTTTTGAAGGAATATATAAAAGGTTTTTTCGATAG
- the guaB gene encoding IMP dehydrogenase — protein MENKKIELGLTFDDVLLVPQGSTIMPSSTSLQTKLTSDILLNIPIISSAMDTVTNSTLAIALARCGGIGIIHKNYSIEEQVKEVDRVKRSESGMITNPIYIQKGTTLKEADEIMGYYKISGLPIVSRDSMYLLGIITNRDIKYVEDFSEPVEKYMTPLDKLITAKTSIKLEDAKKILQKYKIEKLPLIDENGILKGLITSKDIDKAIQYPNACKDDKGRLRVGAAIGANEEAILRAESLVVAGVDVIVVDSAHGHSINVIETVKKLRKLFPKLNIIAGNIVTPEAAQELVEAGANAVKVGIGPGSICTTRVVTGVGVPQITAIKNVAKYCKERNIPIIADGGIKYSGDIVKALAIGASCVMLGSIFAGCHESPGEEIILDGRKFKIYAGMGSLAAMERGSKDRYFQEKNQKLVPEGIEGRIPFKGKLEDVVFQLTGGIRSGLGYIGASDIVELQKRAIFVQITNAGLKESHPHGIQITKEAPNYQNQD, from the coding sequence ATGGAAAATAAAAAAATAGAATTAGGATTAACTTTTGACGATGTTTTATTAGTACCGCAAGGATCAACAATAATGCCATCTTCAACATCGTTACAAACAAAATTAACAAGTGATATTTTATTAAATATCCCTATTATTTCTTCAGCTATGGATACAGTTACAAATTCAACATTAGCCATAGCTTTGGCTAGATGTGGCGGAATAGGAATTATTCATAAAAACTACTCAATAGAGGAACAAGTTAAGGAAGTTGATCGTGTTAAGAGATCAGAAAGTGGTATGATTACTAATCCTATATACATACAAAAAGGAACAACTTTAAAAGAAGCGGATGAAATTATGGGTTACTACAAAATTAGTGGTTTGCCAATAGTTTCTCGTGACTCAATGTATCTATTAGGAATAATTACTAATCGCGATATTAAGTATGTAGAGGATTTTTCTGAACCTGTCGAAAAGTATATGACACCATTGGATAAATTAATAACAGCCAAAACATCAATAAAATTGGAAGATGCAAAAAAAATTCTTCAAAAATATAAAATTGAAAAATTACCATTAATTGATGAGAATGGAATTCTTAAGGGTTTAATTACTTCAAAAGATATTGATAAAGCAATTCAATATCCAAATGCTTGTAAAGATGACAAAGGGAGATTGCGCGTCGGAGCCGCAATAGGTGCAAATGAAGAAGCAATTTTGAGAGCTGAATCTTTAGTTGTTGCTGGGGTTGATGTTATCGTTGTAGATTCAGCGCATGGTCATTCCATTAATGTTATTGAAACTGTTAAAAAATTAAGAAAATTATTTCCAAAATTAAATATCATCGCTGGTAATATTGTTACTCCTGAAGCTGCACAGGAACTTGTTGAAGCTGGTGCTAATGCTGTTAAGGTGGGGATTGGACCAGGAAGTATATGTACAACTAGAGTTGTTACTGGTGTAGGGGTCCCTCAAATTACTGCTATTAAAAATGTTGCTAAATATTGTAAAGAAAGGAATATACCAATAATTGCTGATGGTGGGATTAAATATAGCGGAGATATTGTAAAAGCTTTAGCTATTGGAGCATCATGCGTTATGCTCGGAAGCATTTTTGCTGGATGTCATGAATCACCAGGTGAGGAAATTATTTTAGATGGAAGAAAATTTAAAATATACGCTGGTATGGGGAGTTTGGCAGCGATGGAACGTGGTTCAAAAGATAGATACTTTCAAGAAAAAAACCAAAAATTAGTACCCGAAGGAATTGAGGGAAGAATTCCATTCAAAGGAAAACTTGAGGATGTTGTTTTTCAATTAACTGGAGGAATTAGATCGGGATTAGGTTATATAGGTGCTTCTGATATTGTTGAATTGCAAAAACGTGCCATTTTCGTGCAAATTACTAATGCCGGTTTAAAAGAAAGTCATCCACACGGAATTCAAATTACAAAGGAAGCACCAAATTATCAAAACCAAGATTAA
- the guaA gene encoding glutamine-hydrolyzing GMP synthase — MNHQKKIIILDFGSQYTQLIAKNIRRNHVACLIVSCKITAEELLTNTPTGIILSGGPESVYDSNGLKIDKKIFDLNIPILGICYGMQLITDMFGGKVTGSDKSEFGANELKIKINNELFEDVPKISKVWMSHSDHVTKMPSNFEITGESHNSIASIKHKNKKIYGVQFHPEVTHTEFGSVMISNFIFKICEAEKNWMNNNFIENKINKIRETVKNNVVILALSGGVDSSVVALLLQRAIGKQLKCFFVNHGLLRDEECLEVINYLKTCEKINIDIIDAKQLFLSALSGKIDPEDKRKTIGAKFIEVFEKEAITLNGKYLAQGTIYSDVIESSGHGKTSKTIKSHHNVGGLPEKMHLKIIEPVNDLFKDEVRELGVALGLPKKYVNRHPFPGPGFTVRILGEVTEDALNKVKKADHIFIEELQKHDLYDKVSQAFAVFLPIKSVGVMGDYRTYDNVIAIRSINTVDFMTGTITNFPFDFLTKVSTRIVNEVKGINRVVYDITSKPPGTIEWE, encoded by the coding sequence ATGAATCATCAGAAAAAAATTATAATCCTAGATTTTGGAAGTCAATACACACAATTAATTGCTAAAAACATTAGAAGAAATCACGTTGCGTGTTTAATAGTGTCTTGTAAGATTACTGCGGAAGAATTATTAACAAATACACCAACAGGAATAATATTATCTGGTGGTCCAGAGAGTGTCTATGATTCAAATGGTCTTAAAATTGATAAAAAAATTTTTGATTTAAATATTCCTATATTGGGTATTTGTTACGGAATGCAATTGATCACTGACATGTTTGGCGGAAAAGTTACTGGTTCTGATAAGAGTGAATTTGGAGCTAATGAATTAAAAATAAAAATTAATAATGAATTATTTGAAGATGTACCAAAAATATCGAAAGTATGAATGTCTCATAGTGATCACGTAACCAAGATGCCTTCAAATTTTGAAATAACGGGAGAATCACATAATTCTATTGCAAGTATTAAACATAAAAATAAAAAAATTTACGGAGTTCAATTTCATCCAGAAGTAACACACACAGAATTTGGAAGTGTAATGATCAGTAACTTTATTTTTAAAATATGCGAGGCTGAAAAAAACTGAATGAACAATAATTTTATTGAAAATAAAATTAATAAAATAAGAGAAACTGTCAAAAATAATGTAGTAATTTTAGCTCTTAGTGGCGGAGTTGATTCATCAGTTGTTGCTCTATTACTTCAAAGAGCAATCGGGAAACAATTAAAATGTTTTTTTGTGAACCATGGTTTATTGAGGGATGAAGAATGCTTAGAGGTAATTAATTATTTAAAAACTTGTGAAAAAATTAATATCGACATAATTGACGCAAAACAACTGTTTTTATCAGCATTATCCGGAAAAATAGATCCAGAAGATAAAAGAAAAACGATAGGGGCTAAATTTATAGAGGTATTTGAAAAAGAAGCTATTACTTTGAATGGAAAATATTTAGCTCAAGGAACGATTTATTCCGATGTAATTGAATCTTCAGGACATGGGAAAACTTCGAAAACAATTAAATCTCACCACAACGTTGGAGGACTTCCAGAAAAAATGCATCTAAAAATTATTGAGCCAGTCAATGACTTATTCAAAGACGAAGTGAGAGAACTAGGCGTAGCACTTGGTCTGCCAAAAAAATATGTTAATCGCCATCCTTTTCCAGGACCAGGCTTCACGGTAAGAATTTTAGGAGAAGTCACAGAAGACGCTTTAAATAAAGTGAAAAAAGCTGATCATATTTTTATTGAAGAACTTCAGAAGCACGATTTATATGACAAAGTATCACAAGCATTTGCTGTATTTTTACCAATTAAATCTGTTGGAGTGATGGGTGACTATAGAACGTATGATAATGTGATTGCTATCAGATCTATTAACACCGTAGATTTTATGACTGGAACTATAACTAATTTTCCATTTGATTTTTTAACAAAAGTATCAACAAGAATAGTTAACGAGGTTAAAGGAATAAATAGAGTAGTTTATGATATAACCTCTAAACCACCAGGAACAATAGAGTGAGAATAG
- the mnmG gene encoding tRNA uridine-5-carboxymethylaminomethyl(34) synthesis enzyme MnmG codes for MKDFDVIVVGGGHAGVEAALASSRMNKKTLLITVNKNKIANTPCNPSIGGPAKGIVVREIDALNGAMSVLADKCALQMKILNLSRGPGVQALRAQIDKEKYSLEAVKILEKSSKLEIIEGVVEKLIIEKNICKGIEVDNKKIFANAVVLTTGTYMDSLTFSGFDFKKTGPDNDITSNGISEQLKKHGVTLQRLKTGTPPRIDKFSIDFSVMKEEKGTNEKIHFSFYNNFVKPFSEQKSCWLTYTNSEIHELILKNLDQSPMYNKKLFSTGPRYCPSIEDKVVKFSDKERHQLFIEPETEFGNSYYLQGFSTSLPINLQEEMVKKIKGLENSKILKYAYAIEYDSIHPFEFDKSLHLKKIKNLFSAGQINGTSGYEEAAGQGIIAGINAALFLDGKEPFIPSRENSYIGVMLDDLVLKGTKEPYRLLTSRAEHRLYLRNDNADLRLTELGYKIGVVTNEKYQQYLARKEKLKQSLEKLNAYKIHNSEQNLEKLKIFGIKSMKTGISAKELLKRPEVELRNLLSLFPIELPKLDFEDKITIETEIKYYGYLKKQTKLIENAKKMENKKIPKNFDYSKIHNLSLEAREKLTRINPKTIGEVSRIDGITPSDVIAIISNLNLKQH; via the coding sequence ATGAAAGATTTTGATGTTATAGTTGTTGGTGGCGGACATGCCGGAGTGGAAGCAGCACTTGCTTCTTCTAGAATGAATAAAAAAACTCTTCTTATAACGGTTAATAAAAATAAGATTGCTAACACGCCATGTAATCCTTCCATTGGTGGACCTGCAAAAGGTATTGTAGTTCGAGAAATAGATGCCTTAAATGGAGCAATGTCGGTTCTAGCTGACAAATGTGCATTACAAATGAAAATTTTGAATTTAAGTCGTGGTCCTGGTGTGCAAGCCTTAAGAGCGCAAATTGATAAAGAAAAATACTCACTCGAAGCTGTTAAAATTCTTGAAAAAAGTTCAAAACTAGAAATTATTGAAGGTGTCGTAGAAAAATTAATAATTGAAAAAAATATTTGTAAAGGCATTGAAGTAGACAATAAAAAAATTTTTGCTAATGCTGTTGTTTTAACAACAGGAACTTATATGGATTCATTAACTTTTTCAGGGTTTGATTTTAAAAAAACCGGTCCAGACAATGATATAACTTCTAATGGGATTAGTGAACAGTTAAAAAAACACGGTGTCACTCTCCAAAGATTGAAAACAGGAACCCCTCCAAGAATCGATAAATTCTCTATAGATTTTTCTGTTATGAAAGAAGAGAAAGGAACAAATGAAAAAATTCATTTCTCTTTTTATAATAATTTTGTTAAACCGTTTTCAGAACAAAAAAGTTGTTGACTAACATATACTAATTCAGAAATTCATGAATTAATTTTGAAAAATTTAGATCAAAGTCCGATGTATAATAAAAAATTATTTTCCACAGGTCCAAGATATTGCCCAAGTATTGAAGATAAAGTCGTAAAATTTTCAGATAAAGAACGCCACCAATTATTTATTGAACCAGAAACGGAATTTGGTAATTCATATTATTTGCAAGGATTTTCAACAAGTTTACCTATAAATTTACAAGAGGAAATGGTTAAAAAGATAAAAGGTTTAGAAAATAGCAAAATATTAAAATATGCATACGCTATTGAATATGATTCTATACATCCTTTTGAATTCGATAAATCTCTTCATTTAAAAAAAATTAAAAATTTATTTAGCGCGGGTCAAATAAATGGAACTAGTGGATACGAAGAAGCTGCCGGGCAAGGTATTATTGCCGGAATAAATGCTGCCTTATTTTTAGACGGTAAAGAACCTTTTATTCCGAGTAGAGAAAATTCTTATATAGGTGTAATGCTAGACGATTTAGTTTTAAAGGGAACAAAAGAACCTTATCGATTGCTTACATCAAGAGCCGAACACAGACTATATTTGAGAAATGATAACGCAGATCTTCGTTTAACTGAACTTGGTTATAAGATTGGCGTCGTAACTAATGAAAAATATCAACAATACTTAGCGCGAAAAGAAAAATTAAAACAATCGTTAGAAAAGTTAAATGCATATAAAATTCATAATAGTGAGCAAAATCTTGAAAAATTGAAAATTTTTGGTATAAAAAGCATGAAAACAGGGATATCAGCTAAGGAATTACTTAAGAGACCTGAAGTTGAATTAAGGAATTTACTTAGTTTATTTCCGATCGAATTACCGAAATTAGATTTTGAAGATAAGATTACTATCGAAACTGAAATTAAGTACTACGGGTATTTGAAAAAACAAACAAAATTAATTGAGAACGCAAAAAAAATGGAAAATAAAAAAATTCCGAAAAATTTTGATTATTCAAAAATTCACAACCTTTCTTTAGAAGCTAGGGAAAAATTAACTCGTATTAATCCGAAAACAATAGGTGAAGTTTCAAGAATAGATGGGATTACCCCATCAGATGTGATCGCTATAATTAGTAATTTAAATTTGAAACAACATTAA